In the genome of Cryptomeria japonica chromosome 8, Sugi_1.0, whole genome shotgun sequence, one region contains:
- the LOC131857728 gene encoding uncharacterized protein LOC131857728, which produces MEKEKDTSSHRDKRQRGKETLKSPRLEMEESFGKALQEIASTEAFAQLWESGAIEEGMRKIQDRIKCGSYALSPPQLNADLQELCNSVREIGEREDDQLIQCSNKNCGFKYYLTRCMKPPLGSAPLPGVTWYCPSCLCRECFLLENNAPTILCSGCSDCYHTQCVQPPPEGNWFCVPCVEWQNRLLNSPDGAIKEANRRSVRSKRKIP; this is translated from the exons ATGGAGAAAGAGAAGGATACAAGCAGTCACAGAGATAAGAGACAGAGAGGCAAAGAAACACTCAAATCTCCACGTCTAGAGATGGAGGAGAGCTTTGGAAAAGCGTTGCAGGAGATTGCATCAACAGAAGCATTTGCCCAATTGTGGGAATCAGGTGCAATTGAAGAGGGAATGAGAAAAATACAAGACAGAATCAAGTGTGGGTCTTATGCTCTTTCTCCTCCTCAACTCAATGCAGATCTGCAAGAGCTCTGTAACAGTGTAAGAGAAA TTGGTGAAAGAGAAGACGACCAACTTATACAGTGCAGTAATAAGAATTGTGGCTTCAAGTATTACCTTACAAGATGTATGAAACCTCCATTGGGTTCTGCTCCGTTGCCTGGTGTAACATGGTACTGCCCTTCATGTCTGTGTAGAGAATGTTTTCTGCTTGAGAATAATGCTCCAACTATTCTTTGTAGTGGTTGCAGTGACTGCTATCATACCCAATGTGTGCAACCTCCTCCAGAGGGAAACTGGTTTTGTGTTCCTTGTGTGGAATGGCAGAACAGATTGTTGAACTCCCCAGATGGTGCAATTAAGGAAGCTAATAGGAGAAGTGTACGTTCAAAAAGGAAAATACCATAG